One stretch of Streptomyces peucetius DNA includes these proteins:
- a CDS encoding ABC transporter permease, with protein sequence MTVTEAPPASPAPAQPRVHRTRVRRRLIPYWLLLPGILWLVVFFALPLVYQASTSVQTGSLEEGYRVTWHFATYWEALSEYYPQFLRSLLYAGTATALCLLLGYPLAYLIAFRAGRWRNVLLVLVIAPFFTSFLIRTLAWKTILADGGPVVEVLNAVGFLDVTSWLGMTAGDRVLATPLAVVTGLTYNFLPFMILPLYTSLERIDPRLHEAAGDLYARPSTTFRKVTFPLSMPGVVSGTLLTFIPASGDYVNAQLLGSTDTRMIGNVIQSQFLRVLDYPTAAALSFILMAIVLLTVTVYIRRAGTEDLV encoded by the coding sequence ATGACCGTCACCGAGGCGCCGCCCGCCTCCCCGGCCCCGGCGCAGCCACGCGTCCACCGCACCCGAGTGCGCCGCAGGCTGATCCCGTACTGGCTGCTGCTGCCCGGCATCCTGTGGCTCGTCGTCTTCTTCGCGCTGCCGCTCGTCTACCAGGCGTCGACGTCCGTCCAGACGGGCTCCCTGGAGGAGGGCTACCGGGTCACCTGGCACTTCGCCACCTACTGGGAAGCGCTGAGCGAGTACTACCCGCAGTTCCTGCGCTCGCTGCTCTACGCGGGCACCGCGACGGCCCTGTGCCTGCTGCTCGGCTATCCGCTCGCATACCTGATCGCGTTCAGGGCCGGCCGCTGGCGCAATGTGCTGCTGGTGCTGGTCATCGCACCGTTCTTCACCAGCTTCCTGATCCGCACGCTGGCCTGGAAGACGATCCTCGCGGACGGCGGCCCGGTGGTGGAGGTCCTGAACGCCGTCGGCTTCCTGGACGTCACCAGCTGGCTCGGCATGACCGCGGGCGACCGGGTGCTCGCCACACCCCTCGCGGTGGTCACCGGTCTGACGTACAACTTCCTCCCGTTCATGATCCTGCCGCTCTACACCTCGCTGGAGCGGATCGACCCCCGGCTCCACGAAGCGGCCGGCGACCTGTACGCCAGGCCGTCCACCACCTTCCGCAAGGTGACCTTCCCGCTGTCCATGCCGGGCGTGGTCTCCGGAACGCTGCTGACGTTCATCCCGGCAAGCGGTGACTACGTCAACGCCCAACTGCTGGGCTCCACCGACACCCGCATGATCGGCAACGTCATCCAGTCGCAGTTCCTGCGCGTCCTCGACTACCCGACGGCGGCCGCGCTGTCGTTCATCCTGATGGCGATCGTCCTGCTGACGGTCACCGTCTACATCCGCCGGGCCGGAACGGAGGACCTGGTCTGA
- a CDS encoding ABC transporter permease, with protein MQWLKRNLVVIAGLLTLAYLILPNIVVMVFSFNKPAGRFNYAWREFSTDAWRDPCGVADLCGSLTLSLQIALWATIAATVLGGMIAFALVRYRFRARGTINSLIFLPMAMPEVVMAASLLTLFLNMGAQLGFWTILIAHTMFCLSFVVVAVKARVMSMDPKLEEAARDLYAGPVQTFLRVTLPIAAPGIAAGAMLAFALSFDDFIITNFNSGSTVTFPMFVWGSAQRGTPVQINVIGTAMFAVAVLIVAGTQVVNGRRRKRALSQ; from the coding sequence ATGCAGTGGCTGAAGCGCAATCTCGTCGTCATCGCGGGCCTGCTCACGCTGGCCTATCTGATCCTGCCGAACATCGTCGTGATGGTGTTCTCGTTCAACAAGCCGGCCGGGCGCTTCAACTACGCCTGGCGGGAGTTCTCCACCGACGCGTGGCGCGACCCCTGCGGAGTCGCCGACCTGTGCGGCTCGCTCACGCTGTCCCTGCAGATCGCGCTGTGGGCGACGATCGCGGCCACGGTGCTCGGCGGGATGATCGCCTTCGCGCTGGTCCGCTACCGCTTCCGGGCCCGCGGCACGATCAACTCGCTGATCTTCCTGCCGATGGCGATGCCGGAGGTGGTCATGGCCGCCTCGCTGCTCACCCTCTTCCTCAACATGGGTGCGCAGCTGGGCTTCTGGACGATCCTCATCGCCCACACCATGTTCTGTCTGAGCTTCGTCGTGGTGGCGGTGAAGGCACGAGTCATGTCGATGGACCCGAAGCTGGAGGAGGCGGCGCGGGACCTCTACGCGGGGCCCGTGCAGACCTTCCTGCGCGTCACCCTCCCGATTGCCGCACCCGGCATCGCGGCGGGCGCGATGCTGGCCTTCGCCCTGTCCTTCGACGACTTCATCATCACCAACTTCAACTCGGGCAGCACCGTCACCTTCCCCATGTTCGTGTGGGGTTCGGCCCAGCGCGGTACGCCCGTGCAGATCAACGTCATCGGTACGGCCATGTTCGCCGTCGCCGTACTGATCGTGGCGGGCACCCAGGTCGTCAACGGCCGCCGCAGGAAACGCGCCCTTTCGCAGTAG
- a CDS encoding NAD(P)/FAD-dependent oxidoreductase, with protein sequence MAPAAMNIAGSLSDARPAPFWLEDPGKPDPLPALAGDERCDLLVVGGGYSGLWTALLAKERDPGRDVVLIEGREAGWAASGRNGGFCAASLTHGLGNGLARWPDELAKLEELGARNLGAIEETVARHGIDCDFERTGEIDVATEPHQLAELHETHAEATRLGFTGLELLDAEAVRAEVDSPTFLGGLWDRQGVAMLHPAKLAWGLKRTCLDLGVRIYENTPGLRLAASGPGIVVRTPYGRVLAHRVALGTNVFPSLIRRVRAYTVPVYDYALMTEPLSAAQLASVGWKRRQGLGDSANQFHYFRITADNRILWGGYDAVYPFGGKVRAEMDHRPETYLKLASHFFRCFPQLEGLRFSHTWGGAIDTCTRFSAFFGTAHAGRVAYAAGFTGLGVGATRFGADVMLDLLAGERTERTELGMVRSKPLPFPPEPVAWAGIGLTKWSMARADANGGRRNLWLRTMDRLGLGFDS encoded by the coding sequence ATGGCCCCAGCAGCCATGAACATTGCCGGATCGCTCTCCGACGCCCGGCCGGCGCCCTTCTGGCTCGAGGACCCCGGCAAGCCCGACCCGCTGCCCGCTCTCGCCGGCGACGAGCGGTGCGACCTCCTCGTCGTCGGCGGCGGCTACAGCGGACTGTGGACCGCGCTGCTCGCCAAGGAGCGGGACCCCGGGCGGGACGTCGTCCTGATCGAGGGCCGGGAGGCGGGCTGGGCCGCCTCCGGCCGCAACGGCGGCTTCTGCGCCGCCTCTCTCACCCACGGCCTGGGCAACGGCCTTGCCCGCTGGCCGGACGAGCTGGCGAAGCTGGAGGAGCTCGGCGCGCGCAACCTCGGCGCGATCGAGGAGACCGTCGCACGCCACGGAATCGACTGCGACTTCGAACGCACCGGCGAGATCGACGTCGCCACCGAGCCCCACCAGCTCGCCGAGCTGCACGAGACTCATGCAGAGGCGACCCGCCTCGGCTTCACGGGACTCGAACTCCTCGACGCGGAGGCCGTGCGTGCGGAGGTCGACTCGCCGACGTTCCTCGGCGGGCTGTGGGACCGGCAGGGGGTGGCGATGCTGCACCCGGCGAAGCTGGCCTGGGGACTGAAGCGGACCTGCCTCGATCTGGGGGTCCGCATCTACGAGAACACCCCCGGCCTGAGGCTGGCGGCCTCCGGCCCCGGGATTGTCGTGCGCACGCCGTACGGTCGGGTCCTCGCCCACCGGGTGGCCCTCGGCACCAACGTCTTCCCCTCGCTGATCCGGCGTGTGCGTGCCTACACCGTCCCCGTCTACGACTACGCGCTGATGACCGAGCCGCTCAGCGCCGCCCAACTCGCCTCCGTGGGCTGGAAACGCCGCCAGGGGCTGGGCGACAGCGCCAACCAGTTCCACTACTTCCGCATCACCGCCGACAACCGCATCCTGTGGGGCGGCTACGACGCGGTCTACCCCTTCGGCGGCAAGGTGCGGGCCGAGATGGACCACCGGCCCGAGACGTACCTCAAACTCGCGTCGCACTTCTTCCGCTGCTTCCCGCAGCTCGAAGGGCTCCGCTTCAGCCACACCTGGGGCGGTGCCATCGACACCTGTACGCGCTTCTCCGCCTTCTTCGGCACCGCGCACGCCGGGAGGGTCGCCTACGCGGCCGGCTTCACGGGACTGGGCGTCGGCGCGACCCGGTTCGGCGCCGACGTGATGCTGGACCTGCTGGCCGGTGAGCGGACCGAACGGACGGAGCTCGGGATGGTCCGCAGCAAACCGCTCCCGTTCCCGCCCGAGCCGGTGGCCTGGGCCGGTATCGGCCTGACCAAGTGGTCGATGGCCAGGGCGGACGCCAACGGCGGCCGGCGCAATCTGTGGCTGCGGACGATGGACCGCCTGGGTCTCGGTTTCGACAGCTGA
- a CDS encoding helix-turn-helix domain-containing protein produces MYPMPQQARQMLLHCAHARYVWNLAVEQHANWRKGRKAAPGFAEQCRQLTEARRDSGPALRPDDLVHQLGPLQPIRVLEELRRLPVELSTGSSAPNRHRLPSTSSGQ; encoded by the coding sequence ATGTACCCGATGCCGCAGCAGGCACGGCAAATGCTCCTGCACTGCGCGCATGCGCGGTACGTGTGGAATCTGGCCGTCGAGCAGCATGCGAACTGGCGCAAGGGGCGCAAGGCAGCTCCCGGGTTCGCGGAGCAGTGCCGCCAGCTCACGGAAGCCCGACGGGACAGCGGGCCCGCCCTGCGGCCTGATGACCTGGTCCATCAACTGGGACCGCTTCAACCAATACGAGTTCTCGAAGAACTTCGACGCCTACCGGTGGAACTGAGCACCGGCAGCAGCGCCCCGAACAGGCACAGACTGCCGAGCACGTCCAGCGGCCAGTGA
- a CDS encoding phosphatase PAP2 family protein: MRETPRSQETAGDPRPEPPQPRPDRALAHTTGASGSGTPHRSDGRPPQTPRGARHTGPAGHFGTTPPVPMWPASRRSRTAVVLCVVLFAVITWQVAVEGPLLTADVRLGRALFGTGPAAVAELFADLGNMTVALPVLAAAAGYVLVRDRRQWRAVLTAVCVMAAVPAFVVPLKLLVARPAPLEPGTGWYPSGHTATAMVAYGAAALLVTPYLRRRWAMPVAVVLTVATGIGLVLRGYHWPLDVLGSLCLFGALLPVLSSTGRRRSSSRTRIG, from the coding sequence ATGAGAGAAACACCCCGCTCGCAGGAGACTGCGGGCGACCCCAGGCCGGAGCCTCCCCAGCCCCGACCTGATCGTGCCCTCGCGCACACCACTGGAGCTTCAGGCTCCGGAACTCCTCACCGATCGGATGGCCGCCCGCCCCAAACCCCCCGGGGCGCGCGGCACACCGGTCCGGCCGGCCATTTCGGAACCACCCCCCCTGTTCCGATGTGGCCGGCCTCTCGGCGTTCACGCACCGCCGTCGTTCTCTGTGTGGTGCTCTTCGCGGTGATCACCTGGCAGGTGGCGGTCGAAGGGCCTCTGCTCACCGCGGACGTGAGGCTCGGCCGCGCCCTGTTCGGCACCGGGCCTGCCGCTGTCGCGGAGCTGTTCGCGGATCTCGGCAACATGACCGTCGCGCTGCCCGTCCTGGCCGCGGCGGCCGGCTACGTCCTGGTGCGTGACCGGCGGCAGTGGCGGGCGGTGCTGACGGCGGTGTGCGTGATGGCGGCGGTGCCCGCGTTCGTGGTGCCGCTGAAGCTTCTGGTCGCGCGTCCGGCCCCGCTGGAGCCGGGCACCGGCTGGTATCCGTCGGGCCACACGGCGACCGCGATGGTGGCGTACGGCGCGGCGGCGCTGCTCGTCACGCCGTATCTGCGCCGGAGATGGGCGATGCCCGTCGCCGTGGTGCTGACGGTGGCGACGGGCATCGGTCTGGTGCTGCGCGGCTATCACTGGCCGCTGGACGTGCTCGGCAGTCTGTGCCTGTTCGGGGCGCTGCTGCCGGTGCTCAGTTCCACCGGTAGGCGTCGAAGTTCTTCGAGAACTCGTATTGGTTGA
- the gabT gene encoding 4-aminobutyrate--2-oxoglutarate transaminase produces MTAIPQERRVVTAVPGPKSIELQARRTATVAGGVGSVLPVFTARAGGGIIEDVDGNRLIDFGSGIAVTSVGASAEAVVRRASAQLQDFTHTCFMVTPYEGYVEVCEKLAELTPGDHAKKSALFNSGAEAVENAVKIARAHTGRQAVVVFDHGYHGRTNLTMALTAKNMPYKHGFGPFAPEVYRVPVAYGYRWPTGPENCGPEAAAQAIDQITKQVGATSVAAIIIEPVLGEGGFIEPAKGFLPAIVKFANDNGIVFVADEIQSGFCRTGQWFACEDEGIVPDLITTAKGIAGGLPLAAVTGRAEIMDAPHAGGLGGTYGGNPVACAGALGAIETMKEQDLIGKARRIEEVMKGRLAAMQEKYEVIGDIRGRGAMIAIELVKDPATKEPNPEAAGALAKACHAEGLLVLTCGTYGNVLRFLPPLVIGEDLLNEGLDILEQAFARV; encoded by the coding sequence ATGACCGCAATCCCGCAGGAGCGCCGCGTCGTCACCGCCGTCCCCGGTCCGAAGTCGATCGAGCTGCAGGCCCGCCGCACGGCGACGGTCGCCGGTGGTGTGGGGTCCGTGCTGCCCGTGTTCACGGCCCGGGCCGGCGGCGGGATCATCGAGGACGTCGACGGCAACCGTCTGATCGACTTCGGCTCCGGCATCGCCGTGACCTCGGTCGGCGCGTCCGCCGAGGCCGTCGTGCGCCGGGCGAGCGCCCAGCTGCAGGACTTCACGCACACGTGCTTCATGGTGACCCCGTACGAGGGTTACGTGGAGGTATGCGAGAAGCTCGCCGAGCTGACCCCGGGCGACCACGCCAAGAAGTCCGCGCTGTTCAACAGCGGCGCCGAGGCCGTCGAGAACGCCGTCAAGATCGCCCGTGCGCACACCGGGCGCCAGGCCGTCGTGGTCTTCGACCACGGCTACCACGGCCGTACGAACCTCACGATGGCGCTGACCGCCAAGAACATGCCGTACAAGCACGGCTTCGGCCCGTTCGCGCCCGAGGTGTACCGCGTGCCGGTGGCGTACGGCTACCGCTGGCCGACCGGCCCGGAGAACTGTGGCCCGGAGGCCGCCGCCCAGGCGATCGACCAGATCACCAAGCAGGTCGGCGCTACGAGCGTCGCCGCGATCATCATCGAGCCGGTGCTCGGCGAGGGCGGCTTCATCGAGCCGGCGAAGGGCTTCCTGCCGGCGATCGTGAAGTTCGCCAACGACAACGGCATCGTGTTCGTCGCCGACGAGATCCAGTCCGGTTTCTGCCGCACCGGCCAGTGGTTCGCCTGCGAGGACGAGGGCATCGTCCCGGACCTCATCACCACGGCCAAGGGCATCGCCGGTGGTCTGCCGCTGGCTGCCGTGACCGGCCGCGCCGAGATCATGGACGCCCCGCACGCCGGCGGCCTCGGCGGCACGTACGGCGGCAACCCGGTGGCCTGTGCCGGTGCGCTCGGCGCCATCGAGACGATGAAGGAGCAGGACCTCATCGGCAAGGCGCGGCGGATCGAGGAGGTCATGAAGGGCCGCCTGGCCGCGATGCAGGAGAAGTACGAGGTCATCGGCGACATCCGGGGCCGCGGCGCGATGATCGCGATCGAGCTGGTGAAGGACCCGGCGACGAAGGAGCCGAACCCGGAGGCGGCCGGCGCGCTCGCCAAGGCGTGCCACGCCGAGGGTCTGCTCGTGCTGACCTGCGGCACGTACGGCAATGTGCTGCGCTTCCTGCCGCCGCTGGTGATCGGCGAGGACCTGCTGAACGAGGGTCTCGACATTCTCGAGCAGGCGTTCGCGCGCGTCTGA
- a CDS encoding ATP/GTP-binding protein, with protein sequence MLWVVPDVWRTDPRSYVEWYALSGHLYYGIVLGLLAFGFGRVGNWKEVWQRYGVPLWPLFVFLPGAWRETPRNIKDAEVFTQTYYFVYYLLLAAAVVAVVGRVGTWPVVQRRRARAAGTEPVAGPTPPKDPADWPELRGAGLTESADRLAEAARAGSLGDVDYARIRRAWQGVHARPERLAAFVDTVRRYGPAACAHPSGLRDLPVRTATHDLATGQVRIGTVVDDGRNPYARRTTGVALEPALLGTSLLAVGPSGSGKSVRLVRPVVESLCLLALANRVAVVAVTAHGNAVVPDGDFDLVISVGQPGATHDLDLYGGAQDPDEAARMLAEALVGDLAAGLPGGDSRRAATALAQLIGPYRCVHGHFPAVPELRELLGGAPAALGALRAALEEAGEAAQLRELDARERQSARGDDIGVLLSERIAFLDRPAFARCFRTDGGGRTFSLRAIEHPMRVRVDLPERGHAEASRIMARLVLAQFTEAALTRSDRSLFACLVLDDATSTVTADSVRALQRLRSANAGVVLALRTLEDVPEPLRGPLLGSVGCRMAFAGLAPWDGGRFAETWGTEWVQTRDVTNRQIIADEPLTKALHMMRRLVTGRAPTAEAVTVREVERARWSASDLAHAVPAGHAVLSLTTVRGEHAPPLLVDLRT encoded by the coding sequence ATGCTGTGGGTCGTGCCGGACGTCTGGCGGACCGATCCCAGGTCGTACGTCGAGTGGTACGCCCTCTCCGGCCATCTCTACTACGGCATCGTGCTCGGGCTGCTCGCCTTCGGCTTCGGCCGGGTCGGGAACTGGAAAGAGGTCTGGCAGCGGTACGGAGTGCCGCTGTGGCCGTTGTTCGTGTTCCTGCCGGGGGCCTGGCGCGAGACGCCACGGAACATCAAGGATGCCGAGGTGTTCACCCAGACCTACTACTTCGTCTACTACCTGCTCCTCGCGGCGGCGGTGGTTGCCGTGGTGGGGAGGGTCGGCACCTGGCCGGTCGTACAGCGCAGGCGCGCGCGGGCGGCGGGAACGGAGCCCGTGGCCGGGCCGACACCGCCGAAGGACCCGGCCGACTGGCCGGAGTTGCGCGGCGCCGGACTGACGGAGAGCGCCGACCGGCTCGCGGAGGCCGCCCGGGCCGGGAGCCTCGGCGACGTGGACTACGCGCGGATCCGGCGCGCCTGGCAGGGCGTTCATGCCCGGCCGGAGCGGCTCGCAGCCTTTGTCGACACCGTCCGCCGGTACGGCCCCGCCGCGTGCGCCCACCCTTCCGGGCTGCGGGATCTGCCGGTGCGTACGGCGACGCACGACCTGGCCACCGGGCAGGTCAGGATCGGCACCGTGGTCGACGACGGACGCAATCCGTATGCCCGCCGTACCACCGGTGTCGCTCTGGAGCCCGCCCTGCTGGGCACGTCGCTGCTGGCCGTCGGCCCGTCCGGGTCCGGCAAGAGCGTGCGGCTCGTCCGGCCGGTCGTCGAGTCCCTGTGCCTGTTGGCGCTCGCCAACCGCGTAGCCGTCGTCGCCGTGACCGCCCACGGCAACGCCGTCGTTCCCGACGGGGACTTCGATCTGGTGATCTCCGTCGGACAGCCGGGGGCGACGCACGACCTCGACCTGTACGGCGGTGCACAGGACCCCGACGAGGCCGCACGGATGCTCGCGGAAGCACTCGTGGGAGACCTTGCCGCCGGTCTGCCCGGCGGGGACAGCCGGCGGGCCGCGACCGCGCTGGCCCAGCTGATCGGCCCCTACCGGTGCGTGCACGGGCACTTCCCCGCAGTCCCGGAGCTGCGCGAGCTGCTCGGCGGCGCGCCCGCCGCGCTCGGTGCGCTGCGGGCGGCCCTGGAAGAGGCGGGCGAGGCGGCGCAGCTGCGCGAACTGGACGCCAGGGAACGGCAGTCGGCCCGCGGCGACGACATCGGTGTGCTCCTGTCCGAGCGGATCGCATTCCTCGACCGGCCCGCGTTCGCCCGGTGCTTCCGTACCGACGGTGGCGGGCGGACGTTCTCCCTGCGCGCCATCGAGCACCCCATGCGGGTCCGCGTCGACCTTCCCGAGCGCGGCCACGCGGAGGCGTCGCGGATCATGGCCCGGCTGGTGCTCGCCCAGTTCACAGAGGCCGCGCTCACGCGTTCGGACCGCTCGCTCTTCGCCTGCCTGGTGCTCGACGACGCGACCAGCACGGTGACCGCCGACTCGGTGCGGGCGCTGCAGCGGCTGCGCTCCGCCAATGCCGGGGTCGTCCTCGCGCTGCGCACTCTGGAGGACGTGCCGGAGCCGCTGCGCGGCCCGCTGCTCGGCTCGGTCGGCTGCCGGATGGCCTTCGCCGGGCTCGCCCCGTGGGACGGCGGCCGGTTCGCGGAGACCTGGGGCACCGAGTGGGTCCAGACCCGGGACGTCACCAACCGGCAGATCATCGCGGACGAGCCCCTCACCAAGGCGCTGCACATGATGCGCCGCCTGGTCACCGGCAGGGCCCCCACCGCCGAGGCGGTCACCGTGCGTGAGGTGGAACGCGCCCGCTGGTCGGCGTCCGACCTCGCCCACGCCGTACCCGCCGGTCACGCCGTGCTGTCGCTGACGACCGTACGAGGCGAACACGCTCCGCCGCTGCTGGTGGATC